One part of the Lycium ferocissimum isolate CSIRO_LF1 chromosome 8, AGI_CSIRO_Lferr_CH_V1, whole genome shotgun sequence genome encodes these proteins:
- the LOC132067285 gene encoding REF/SRPP-like protein At1g67360, with translation MAANKAEMEKSESNLKHLGFVRVLAINTAVMVSNLYEYAKQNSGPLRSTVGTVENAVTTVVRPVYERLKGVPDEVLVFLDKKVDEGTAKFDEHAPPLAKKVVSKAQSVFHKASEVAQDLYTDVQVAGPRAAIYHAGELSKQLATGQVAVFWYYVNHCPPLHGIAQMAAPTAAHWSEKYNQLVADLQKKGYSIVSYVPSIPVEEISKAYKQIESAATKKEGATDSSSSKSE, from the exons gCTGAGATGGAGAAAAGCGAGAGTAATTTGAAACATCTAGGGTTTGTAAGGGTGTTGGCTATAAACACTGCGGTTATGGTGTCAAATCTGTATGAATATGCGAAGCAGAATTCGGGGCCTTTGAGATCAACTGTTGGTACGGTAGAAAACGCGGTAACCACCGTGGTAAGGCCTGTTTACGAGAGGCTTAAAGGTGTTCCTGATGAAGTCCTTGTTTTCCTAGATAAAAAG GTGGATGAAGGAACAGCAAAATTTGATGAGCATGCTCCTCCCTTGGCCAAGAAGGTTGTCAGCAAAGCCCAGTCTGTGTTTCACAAGGCATCAGAAGTAGCACAAGACTTGTACACGGATGTACAAGTTGCTGGTCCTCGTGCAGCTATCTATCATGCTGGTGAATTGTCCAAGCAATTAGCTACTGGTCAAGTGGCAGTGTTTTGGTATTATGTCAATCATTGCCCCCCTTTGCATGGAATAGCACAGATGGCTGCTCCTACGGCTGCTCACTGGTCTGAGAAGTATAATCAATTAGTTGCTGACTTGCAAAAGAAGGGGTATAGTATCGTCAGCTACGTCCCTTCGATACCTGTTGAAGAAATTTCAAAGGCATATAAACAGATTGAGTCTGCTGCAACGAAGAAAGAAGGTGCTACTGATTCCAGCTCAAGTAAATCTGAATGA